The DNA sequence GTTGCAATCTGCGGCAATTCCTTAGGCGGCCAGGTGGCCATTGATTTTAGTCGACGGTTTGAAGAACGGGTTAAAGCCTTAATCCTCACGGGTAGCGCCGGTTTGTTGGAGCGAAACCTTGCTGGCGGAAAATTTATTCGCGTCTCGCGGAAGTTCATCGCGCAGCAGGCCGCTATGGTACTCTTCAACCCATCGATTATTACCCCCGCCTTTATTGAAGATATCTATGCTACTCTATCGGATCGGCGGCAAAGGTTGTTTCTGGTACGGTTGGCGAAGGCGGCAAGCAATTTTGAGGTTAAATCCCTCTTACCACAACTGAAGGGGCCGGTGTTGCTCATTTGGGGCCGCAATGACCGGATCACACCGCCTGAAGTGGCATATGAATTTCTGGCAGGTCTCCAGCGGGCGGAATTAGCTTTCATTGACTCTTGCGGGCATTCACCGCCGCTAGAGCAGCCGAGACTTTTCGGAAAAAAGCTAAGACATTTTTTAAAAAATCTCCACCTTGAACAATAGATTCGCACATCACGTTTCTAGTCTATAACGCTTATGGCAATGGTGATGTAAGCACTGTAGCATACCAGGGGGGAAATGGGCCGGAAAACCATATGAAGAGAACATTTATGGCTGCCCTCGTGGCGCTCTGTATTATACTGGCTGGCGTCGGTTATTGGCAGTTCTGGCGGATTCATAATGGTCCACCAGGGCAGCTCAGGCTCATGGGTCACATCGAGGCGACGGAGACGGATCTAGCCTTTAAGGTTCCTGGCATTATTGCAAAAATCAACTTTCAGGAGGGGGATTACCTTCAGATTGGCCAGGTGGTGGCTGAATTAGACGCCAAGGACTTACGGGATGAAGTGGCGGCCGCCGAGGCTCGAGTGGGTGCCGCTCAAGCTGTCCTGAAACGATTCCTGACCGGCTCCCGAGTGCAAGAGATAGCTGAAGCCAGGGCTGCAGTGCTCCAGGCCCAGGCTGATCTGGAAAACAAGAGGCTGGATAACAGCCGCATGGAAGGGCTCTTAAAACGTGGAGCAGTGCCAGTGTCACGTCGGGACAGCGCCCGGGCGGCCTACCTGATGGCAGAAGAGGTATTGCGG is a window from the Desulfobacca acetoxidans DSM 11109 genome containing:
- a CDS encoding alpha/beta fold hydrolase, with translation MERGQGKPAVLCLHGLFGSPENWQSVMEELEDEFHLISLFLPLHYRDGVLSSKTPTIDQLTVYIADFLSYKGIDKVAICGNSLGGQVAIDFSRRFEERVKALILTGSAGLLERNLAGGKFIRVSRKFIAQQAAMVLFNPSIITPAFIEDIYATLSDRRQRLFLVRLAKAASNFEVKSLLPQLKGPVLLIWGRNDRITPPEVAYEFLAGLQRAELAFIDSCGHSPPLEQPRLFGKKLRHFLKNLHLEQ